In the Podospora bellae-mahoneyi strain CBS 112042 chromosome 4, whole genome shotgun sequence genome, one interval contains:
- a CDS encoding hypothetical protein (EggNog:ENOG503P6GA): MQKEITMAPQIRSITATATALLLVIGAHAAENAPCYFPGEVHALGYYPCQPFGAEISLCCPQGWTCFSNALCIATTETKSFPNITLGEVQRGACTSPGWNNALCGGVCLTGDNIYGKLAACTQETFCCEDDYKKGKCTCEEGGGSFEIKRGMGSKIIEVDSETFSGTATVVIAEPVTSFVSDVTTTTGTATSTGETSVSNTADGATTTPTSTEPAEVVEGGGGLSKGATIGIGVGAGVAGLLILGALAFFVMRWRRKNSQMIGTNNGGKVTEDPIESHQYGVTYGHAYGEQP, encoded by the exons ATGCAGAAAGAAATAACAATGGCACCACAAATACGATCCATCACCGCTACTGCCACTGCGCTTCTGCTTGTGATAGGAGCCCACGCGGCGGAAAACGCGCCCTGTTACTTCCCCGGTGAAGTACACGCTTTGGGGTACTACCCCTGCCAACCGTTCGGCGCCGAGATATCGCTCTGCTGTCCCCAGGGGTGGACGTGCTTCAGCAACGCTCTGTGTATCGCGACGACGGAGACGAAGAGTTTTCCGAATATTACTCTGGGGGAGGTGCAGAGGGGGGCTTGTACGAGTCCGGGGTGGAATAATGCCCTTTGCGGGGGCGTTTGCTTGA CGGGTGATAACATATACGGGAAGCTGGCTGCTTGTACTCAGGAGACGTTTTGTTGCGAGGATGACTACAAGAAGGGGAAATGTACctgtgaggaagggggtgggagctTTGAGATTAAGAGGGGAATGGGGAGCAAAATTATTGAGGTTGACAGTGAGACTTTTTCTGGGACGGCGACGGTGGTAATTGCGGAGCCGGTGACGAGTTTTGTTTCGGATGTTACGACCACGACTGGGACGGCGACGAGTACGGGGGAGACTTCGGTGAGTAACACTGCCGATGGGGCTACTACCACGCCGACTTCAACGGAGCCAGCcgaggttgtggaggggggtggtgggctgtCTAAGGGGGCGACGATTGGGATTGGAGTTGGGGCTGGCGTTGCTGGGCTGTTGATCTTGGGAGCGTTGGCGTTTTTTGTAATGAGGTGGAGACGGAAGAATAGCCAGATGATTGGGACGAATAATGGTGGGAAGGTGACGGAGGATCCTATTGAGAGTCATCAGTATGGGGTTACTTATGGACATGCTTATGGTGAGCAACCATAG
- a CDS encoding hypothetical protein (COG:P; EggNog:ENOG503NU9C), whose product MNDAGGEKIDEHLRAADPDGKKLPKQQEHEQMHLDPSRWWFASSAFPMIAGTLGPVASAFSICALARPWRQNYLPGSNLDAAPFIRDPIWLTIINAIQLLIALIANMALLLNMTQRLRFSIAQPVTIVGWYISSICLISLTATASGPLIIEPTSQYIWSQAFYYGIYGAALYFLVASLMAITFLGAQTEHYPKDFVLTPSQRTLMMQTILLLFYLLLGALLFGRIEGWNYLDAVYWAAVTLFTVGFGDFSPQTGLGKGLVMPFALVGIISLGLVIGSIRSLVLDRGRRRLSARMVEKRRRRMLKQMTKKGKDGILVPIKEGEELRQTPSEVDRGLTEFERREKEFKLMRVIQKETSKKRRWYATAVSACTWAALWLGGARIFQACEEPYQGWTYFDGIFFCFVSLTTIGYGDIVPVSNAGKSFWVFWALLALPTMTVLISNAGDTVVKGIRDATDAIATITILPSERPFKKDLKRFLKHVSFGVFFKEEIIEETPTGILGEAQDRDNTSSDSEEENDAETALQRGQAESSNSSPTSPRVRFNPPFRNDDAHDKNIDDNTADENHPHGPGQHLWERKKRRKSAPFTLPNRQQDYLVILIDEVARVTAHLKEHPPRKYSFKEWAWYLRLIGEDESDAGQHGRASTHVRTKKDKFRGGRPNEGLDDRGEARVTEKVVPWSWVGSKSPLMGGKEEAEWILERLIERLGEELRRGRRGGDDDQEGEGQRDEHEGRGGRDEL is encoded by the exons ATGAACGATGCAGGCGGGGAAAAGATTGATGAACATCTCCGCGCAGCTGATCCTGACGGTAAGAAGCTGCCAAAACAACAGGAGCATGAGCAGATGCATCTGGACCCGAG CCGATGGTGGTTCGCCTCTTCTGCCTTTCCCATGATAGCAGGCACATTGGGTCCAGTCGCGTCAGCATTCAGTATCTGCGCCCTGGCAAGACCATGGCGACAGAACTACCTCCCCGGCTCCAACCTGGATGCGGCCCCGTTCATCAGGGACCCAATATggctcaccatcatcaacgccatccaGCTGCTCATCGCGCTCATAGCCAACATGGCTCTGTTGCTTAACATGACGCAGCGACTGAGGTTCTCCATTGCCCAGCCAGTCACCATTGTAGGATGGTACATCTCCTCCATATGCCTAATTTCTCTCACCGCAACCGCCTCTGGCCCACTGATCATCGAGCCCACGAGCCAATACATCTGGTCCCAGGCCTTCTACTACGGCATCTACGGCGCCGCCCTTTACTTCCTCGTCGCTTCCCTCATGGCCATCACATTCCTCGGGGCTCAAACAGAGCACTACCCCAAAGACTTTGTGCTCACCCCTAGCCAAAGGACACTGATGATGCAGACTATCTTGCTGCTCTtctacctcctccttggcgcGTTGTTATTCGGTAGGATTGAAGGCTGGAACTATCTTGACGCAGTGTACTGGGCGGCTGTCACCCTTTTTACCGTAGGGTTCGGGGACTTCTCCCCACAAACCGGTCTGGGGAAGGGACTGGTCATGCCCTTTGCTTTGGTGGGGATCATCAGCCTCGGTCTTGTCATTGGGTCGATTCGAAGCTTGGTACTTGATCGTGGCAGGCGTAGGCTTAGCGCCCggatggtggagaagagaaggcgGAGGATGCTAAAGCAGATGACGAAGAAGGGCAAAGATGGTATTCTCGTGCCTATaaaagagggcgaggagctcAGGCAGACGCCTTCCGAGGTTGATCGCGGCCTGACCGAGTTTGAGAGGCGAGAAAAAGAGTTCAAGCTGATGAGGGTTATCCAAAAGGAGACGTCAAAAAAGAGGAGGTGGTATGCCACTGCCGTTTCAGCGTGCACCTGGGCTGCGTTGTGGTTAGGGGGGGCAAGGATCTTCCAGGCCTGTGAGGAACCATACCAGGGGTGGACGTATTTTGATGGGATATTCTTTTGCTTTGTGAGCTTGACGACTATCGGCTACGGGGACATCGTCCCGGTCTCTAACGCGGGGAAGTCCTTCTGGGTGTTTTGGGCGTTGTTGGCTTTGCCGACAATGACGGTGTTGATCTCCAACGCCGGTGACACAGTGGTTAAGGGTATCCGCGACGCCACCGACGCCATCGctaccatcaccatcctccctAGTGAACGCCCCTTCAAAAAGGACCTCAAACGGTTTCTCAAACATGTTTCGTTTGGGGTGTTCTTCAAAGAAGAAATCATTGAGGAAACACCCACTGGCATTTTAGGCGAGGCTCAAGACCGCGACAACACCAGCTCGGACTCGGAAGAAGAAAACGACGCCGAGACAGCCCTTCAGCGGGGTCAAGCCGAGTCATCGAATTCATCACCTACCTCCCCCAGAGTTCGATTCAACCCGCCCTTTCGAAACGATGACGCTCATGACAAAAACATTGACGATAACACCGCCGATGAGAACCACCCCCATGGTCCTGGTCAACATCTCtgggaaaggaagaaaagaaggaaatcTGCCCCGTTTACTCTGCCAAATCGCCAGCAGGATTATTTGGTCATTTTGATCGATGAAGTTGCGAGGGTTACGGCGCATTTGAAGGAGCATCCTCCGAGAAAGTACTCGTTTAAAGAGTGGGCGTGGTATTTGAGGTtgattggggaggatgagagtGATGCCGGTCAGCATGGGAGGGCGAGCACGCATgtgaggacgaagaaggaTAAGTTTAGGGGGGGGAGGCCgaatgaggggttggatgataggggggaggcgagggtcACGGAGAAGGTGGTGCCGTGGAGTTGGGTGGGGAGTAAGAGTCCCTtgatgggggggaaggaggaggcggagtggattttggagaggttgattgagcggctgggggaggagttgagacgggggaggagagggggggatgatgatcaggagggagaagggcaGCGTGATGAACAtgagggaagaggggggcgTGACGAACTGTAG
- a CDS encoding hypothetical protein (EggNog:ENOG503P680) — protein sequence MLRWPLGARRWRPAALTCRVLRRSRFYSTNESVENVQVQCASAGEITVSLHNIAKHASTKPLVIVIPPIPHTGEERHSSLPRWLREFPAAVINYRWNNVKDPEDKTPLRWPSPVHDLIFGYSWLSANLGLRPEKKKHVFGRPAYVYGSYLGATLGAGLAFTEAHHPFLNLGQGGMTVRGLIAHNGIYNWPMFLPDHPIHSYKLKPPKHGICPFYTNKVQSRRFELEEFDENTAFGFLYSQMPYLFPSPSNLFDPFASPTLFFQNAPLHVPEDFFKPSRFNNLPSPPALSSAVDDFLADTTGIPEPQPPQSDDPSSSQALSSKPLAELTSQEIDVILAQKTAEAMASSRPRKGYLVFPPRKSTLRVPETLLLFDSDDVPASGDEKRIPPRNSFKVQAIELAGLMRRSVSMFECQTLAKEGDEEFAGPEARDREALRRVKTMELSAQVKEQEEDDIGEWGLRGSEEALAVKWLKGAIREDEDWMEDKRARS from the exons ATGTTGAGATGGCCACTGGGAGCAAGGCGCTGGCGTCCAGCAGCTCTTACTTGCAGAGTGCTTCGCAGATCTCGCTTCTATAGCACTAATGAGTCAGTTGAGAATGTTCAAGTTCAATGCGCATCAGCTGGTGAGATAACTGTGAG CCTTCACAACATCGCCAAGCATGCATCGACAAAACCTCTGGTTATTGTCATACCTCCAATCCCCCATACCGGAGAAGAACGACATAGCTCGCTCCCAAGATGGCTCCGGGAGTTTCCGGCAGCAGTCATCAACTACCGGTGGAACAACGTGAAAGACCCAGAGGACAAGACACCTCTCAGATGGCCAAGCCCAGTTCACGACCTCATCTTTGGGTACTCCTGGCTGTCAGCCAACCTCGGCCTTCGTccggagaagaaaaagcaTGTCTTTGGTCGCCCAGCCTATGTCTATGGCTCCTATCTAGGCGCCACTCTAGGTGCTGGCCTAGCCTTCACAgaagctcaccacccctttCTGAACCTCGGCCAAGGCGGCATGACCGTCCGTGGTCTTATCGCTCACAACGGGATATACAACTGGCCCATGTTCCTTCCCGACCACCCAATACACAGCTACAAGTTGAAGCCCCCTAAACACGGAATATGCCCATTCTACACCAACAAAGTCCAGTCACGACGTTTTGAGCTCGAGGAATTCGACGAAAACACGGCCTTTGGTTTCCTCTACTCCCAAATGCCCTACCTCtttccctcaccatcaaACCTCTTTGACCCGTTCGCTTCCCCGACTCTGTTCTTTCAGAACGCGCCTCTGCACGTACCGGAAGATTTCTTCAAGCCATCCCGGTTCAACAACCTACCATCGCCGCCGGCATTATCTTCGGCAGTTGACGATTTCCTGGCTGACACGACGGGCATCCCCGAGCCTCAACCGCCTCAGTCTGATGACCCATCTTCTTCACAGGCACTAAGCTCGAAACCGCTGGCAGAATTGACATCCCAAGAAATTGATGTGATTCTGGCCCAGAAGACAGCCGAAGCTATGGCATCCAGTCGCCCGAGAAAAGGGTATCTAGTCTTCCCGCCACGAAAATCGACCCTTCGAGTTCCGGAGACGCTGCTTTTGTTCGATTCTGACGATGTCCCGGCTTCAGGAGACGAGAAGAGGATACCGCCCAGGAATTCCTTCAAAGTCCAGGCCATAGAGCTAGCGGGGCTCATGAGACGGAGTGTGAGCATGTTCGAATGCCAGACATTAGCTaaggagggcgatgaggaatTTGCGGGGCCGGAGGCAAGGGACAGAGAAGCCCTAAGGAGAGTAAAGACCATGGAGCTTAGTGCCCAAGTTAaagagcaggaggaagatgataTTGGAGAGTGGGGACTAAGGGGCAGTGAGGAAGCTTTGGCGGTGAAGTGGTTGAAGGGGGCCATcagggaggatgaggattgGATGGAGGACAAGAGAGCAAGGTCTTGA
- the KCH1 gene encoding Potassium transporter (EggNog:ENOG503NY0B; COG:S) — translation MGFLSHKRRDVLIQPTEKWDFISLNDFKSTSCWTPFAYGILIASMFLSLSVYAVDGFTAYQLIAFDRWSSQIEPAQFIPFQVTKWVFAGCIILSVANLCYEHLRANRIMRRGSVAECFLDHIAQRMECLRPTSGWRRFLVFAELTKSKKGVDYVALFTFFSFQSWIRVLLCSGPRQVLNALTLYSIFRAKLNIKGDNFDASLADFIDKIQALATEDTRQSVILCGMIFTVVVWIFSFLSLVISGVLFVLFLWSYIPREDGGLTGFCERKVNKRLKQIVSVKINKAMEEDERQRKKAELRAAKKNGENRPVTMKPSLPVFADDNLAEIPNLKRAETFMSISEKTDRPNTPGSFEMNTLGQKRPVPSRSGTAATSVSKYSARASLLGGAAAMGVNRSDSPGPAMPAGFPPPPRTATAQSNRSYASSQQLNRMPSNGSNLNAGYTAGQAMYSQDAMPSMPPPVRPPMNEMSNYRGPGPNQQQNRWHGPNQGRPGYDDYSKGRASPAPSTMSYHNGPTSPPRMGPGGYPMRSATGPMPPRGQQPPFPPQRNMTAPIQPFHQRADSNGSGVSMGMGGPPRQPYHHQSASNSSLRNMTMPGAYQPQEVDEYRQPTLPHLAGFGGHLQPQQNEDYRQPTLPNIEAPQQDNDYRQPTLPNLDGVAPNSSQSHDEYQYTSRSLTGSNKTPAPYPAEDDAMKYEDPSNPGRSDSPGPFQALPAEGSGYLDRSNTGRSNSPGPFQAQPMGGSGQLDRSNTGTSNNSFQAYQPRATDGSNENPPRSATMWSDSPGPFPEQSTSQSQSMDQPATVSHAITTELASPVPLQPSATGQSSYVSRLDPGPSSGYVSRLESDRSPSPELDIFATPARANTVSGAFSLDDYDYDRGPQRANTTVGNMSGSSSRDPAPHNNNGWSDDLERGNQSRY, via the exons ATGGGATTTTTAAGTCATAAAAGGAGGGATGTTCTGATCCAGCCAACCGAGAAGTGGGACTTTATT AGCTTGAACGATTTCAAGTCGACCTCATGTTGGACGCCCTTCGCCTATGGAATCCTTATTGCTTCCATGTTCCTGTCGTTGTCTGTGTACGCCGTCGATGGTTTCACAGCGTACCAACTCATTGCGTTCGACAGATGGTCTTCCCAAATCGAACCGGCTCAGTTCATCCCATTCCAAGTCACGAAATGGGTATTCGCCGGCTGCATCATCCTCTCCGTGGCCAATCTCTGCTACGAACACCTTCGCGCCAACCGAATTATGCGAAGAGGAAGTGTTGCTGAGTGTTTCCTCGATCATATTGCTCAGCGCATGGAGTGCCTTCGACCAACCAgcggttggaggaggtttctCGTTTTCGCCGAACTAACCAAGAGCAAAAAGGGCGTCGACTACGTCGCCCTCTTCACTTTCTTCAGCTTCCAGTCATGGATTCGAGTACTCCTCTGCTCCGGGCCCCGTCAGGTTCTCAACGCTCTTACGCTCTATTCTATTTTCAGGGCGAAGCTCAACATCAAGGGAGACAACTTTGATGCTTCACTCGCTGATTTCATCGACAAGATCCAGGCTCTTGCGACGGAAGACACGAGGCAATCTGTCATTCTCTGTGGTATGATCTTCACTGTGGTCGTTTGGATCTTCTCGTTTCTTTCGTTGGTAATCTCAGGGGTACTTTTCGTGCTGTTCTTGTGGAGTTACATCCCCCGCGAAGATGGAGGTTTGACGGGTTTCTGCGAGCGCAAGGTCAACAAGCGTCTCAAGCAGATTGTCTCggtcaagatcaacaaggcaatggaggaagacgagAGACAACGGAAAAAGGCGGAACTCAgggcggccaagaagaacggGGAGAACAGACCAGTCACCATGAAGCCATCTCTGCCCGTTTTCGCCGATGATAATCTGGCTGAGATACCGAATCTGAAGAGAGCCGAGACCTTCATGTCTATTTCCGAGAAGACCGACCGTCCGAATACACCTGGCAGCTTTGAGATGAATACTCTTGGGCAAAAGCGACCAGTTCCATCTCGGTCTGGAACTGCGGCGACGTCGGTCAGCAAATACTCGGCCAGAGCATCTCTTCTCGGTGGGGCTGCCGCAATGGGTGTTAACCGTTCAGATTCACCAGGACCGGCGATGCCAGCCggtttccctccccctcccaggaCTGCGACTGCTCAATCCAACCGAAGTTACGCATCAAGCCAGCAACTCAACAGGATGCCTTCGAACGGTTCGAATCTCAACGCGGGCTACACTGCTGGCCAGGCAATGTATTCTCAAGATGCTATGCCCAGCATGCCGCCCCCGGTTAGGCCACCAATGAATGAAATGAGCAACTACCGAGGTCCAGGGCCAAATCAGCAGCAAAATAGATGGCATGGGCCCAATCAAGGAAGACCAGGATATGACGACTATTCGAAAGGACGGGCCAGTCCTGCCCCATCTACCATGTCGTATCACAATGGCCCAACGTCGCCCCCGAGAATGGGACCAGGAGGATATCCAATGCGCAGCGCCACCGGCCCAATGCCACCTCGGGGACAGCAACCACCATTCCCGCCCCAGAGGAATATGACTGCTCCCATTCAGCCTTTTCACCAACGGGCCGATAGCAACGGTTCGGGCGTGTCTATGGGTATGGGTGggcctcctcgtcagccaTATCATCACCAAAGTGCTAGCAACAGTTCGCTGAGAAATATGACCATGCCGGGCGCCTACCAACCGCAAGAGGTCGATGAATACCGGCAACCGACGCTGCCACATCTCGCTGGATTTGGCGGGCAcctccaaccacagcagAACGAGGATTACAGGCAACCGACCCTGCCAAACATAGAGGCGCCACAACAAGACAATGATTACCGGCAGCCGACCTTGCCAAACCTCGACGGTGTTGCGCCAAATTCTTCACAGAGCCATGACGAATACCAGTATACGAGTCGATCACTCACAGGGAGCAACAAAACGCCAGCCCCGTACCCGGCAGAAGACGATGCGATGAAGTATGAGGATCCATCAAATCCTGGGAGGAGCGATTCACCTGGCCCATTCCAGGCACTGCCTGCGGAAGGCTCTGGGTACCTTGATAGATCTAATACTGGGAGGAGCAACTCGCCCGGACCTTTCCAGGCGCAGCCCATGGGCGGTTCTGGTCAGCTTGACAGGTCCAACACCGGGACGAGCAACAATTCCTTTCAGGCCTATCAGCCTCGGGCCACTGATGGTTCCAACGAGAACCCCCCAAGATCTGCCACGATGTGGAGCGACTCACCTGGCCCATTCCCCGAGCAAAGCACCAGCCAATCTCAGTCCATGGATCAGCCGGCAACTGTCTCGCACGCCATAACAACCGAGTTGGCTTCCCCGGTGCCCCTCCAGCCGTCGGCCACTGGCCAGTCTAGCTATGTAAGCAGGCTGGATCCTGGGCCATCATCTGGATACGTCAGCAGACTGGAGTCCGACAGAAGTCCGTCACCGGAACTCGACATTTTTGCAACCCCGGCTCGGGCAAATACCGTGTCAGGAGCGTTCTCCCTTGATGACTACGATTACGATCGTGGTCCCCAACGGGCCAATACAACCGTTGGCAACATGTCCGGCAGCAGTTCTCGGGATCCTGCCcctcacaacaacaatggctgGAGCGACGACTTGGAGAGAGGCAACCAGTCGAGATACTGA